GGCATGGAAGGTTTTGGCACCGCGCAAAAGCTCGATAAATTGGGCATGCGCGGTAGTCATACTGGTGAGATGACTTTTAATAATGTTGAAGTACCTAAAGAGAATATCTTAGGTGGCTTAAACGAAGGCGTTAAAGTGTTAATGAGTGGATTGGATTACGAGCGAGCAGTATTGGCAGCTGGTCCTGTCGGCATCATGCAAGCGGTGATGGACAATGTCGTGCCTTATATCCACGACCGTAAGCAATTCGGTCAAGCGATTGGTGAGTTTCAGCTTATTCAAGGTAAAGTTGCCGATATGTATACTATCTTGCAAGCAGGACGCAGCTTCTTATATACCGTCGGTAAAAACCTCGATATGTTAGATCAGCGCGCTGCCGGTCATAGTCGAGAGGTGCGTAAAGATTGTGCCAGTGTGATTTTATGGTGTGCTGAAAAAGCCACTTGGATGGCAGGCGAGGGCATTCAAATCTTTGGCGGTAATGGCTATACCAACGAGTATCCGCTTGGTCGTTACTGGCGTGATGCCAAGCTGTATGAGATTGGCGCGGGTACCAGTGAGATTCGTCGTATGTTGGTTGGTCGTGAATTGTTTAACGAGACTAAGTAAAAAATATTGTAAAGTGTATTCAGCAGTTACTAAACTAAAAAAGCAGTACGTTTTAAGCGTACTGCTTTTTTATTGGTATTCTATAAAAGCAATTTAAATTGCTAAGACTGTTTACTATGATCAAAATAGCGTGCCAGACCATTTAATAATAAATCATCTCGTAGCCGTACGGGGCGGTTGACGTGTTGGGCAATAATAGCCGCATCGCCACCGGTCATAATCACTTCAAAGTTGGGATGACGAGTGCTAATCTCATTGATTGCCCCAACGATGGATAATAATATCCCTCGATGCACCGCGTCTTGCGTAGTGATACCTTGGCTGACACTATCAAAAGTACCGTTAGAGATGGTGATTTGCTTGGTACCAGAAAATAGCGACTCACGCTGTAAATAGATACTCGGGAAAATATAACCACCCAAATGCGTCGCATGGTCAATCAAATCAATGGTGATGGCTGTACCGCAGCCTATCAGGCATTGACGTTTGGTTTTATCCACCGCGCCGAGCATTTGTAGCCAGCGATCACAGCCGAGCTGCTCGTCGTTGTATGCGCTTTTCATCAGTGGATAATTGGCATCGACGTGAACAAATTCAAACGGGATATTAAGGCGACTGAGCGTCTCTGAGACTTTGATATTAAGATCATCGCCGAGCACTGATGAGATACCGATAAAGTCAGGGGCATAACGCTCAAAGCGGTCGGTCAAACCCATGAGTAATTCGGCAGGTGCTTGTAAATGTTGCTTGGCATCATGCGAGACTATCTGCCCGATATCATCGGTCAGCCAGTATTTAAGGCGGGTGTTGCCGAGATCAAGCCAGAGCATAAAATTCCCTTTAGATAGAGCGCATTAAGTAAATGCTTTAAGCGTTATCAATAACGTCGATGCGTCCGGTAAAAAGCGCAGAAATATTACCGTTATCTTGGCGTAATTGCAAACATCCATGTGTATCAATACCGCAAGCATAGCCAGTTAGCGTCTCTGTCTGACCATTGTGCTCTTGAGTGATGCGTAAGCGCAGTCCTGCTAGGGCATCCATCGAGTCAAATTGCTTTAAAAAGCTGTCTAAATTATAGGTTTGACCGGTTGGTTTTTCTAAACCTAAGTGTTCAAAACGTGTCATTGCTGCCATTAATGCTTTACTCATTTGCTGATAAAGCTCTCGTAGACTTAGCAAAGCACTTGCTGATTTGTCTGGCTCTAGTAGCTGCTTGATATCCTGTAAGCTAATGGCTTGATAGCTCATACCTTCGCAGGTTTGAGCAGTAAGCTTGGGCGTTGCTTGCACATTTAGTCCCACACCCATTACTATCCCGACTAATTTTCCCGCTTGAGTAACTGGCTCTATCAAAATACCCGCAAGCTTATGAAATGGCGTCA
This window of the Psychrobacter arcticus 273-4 genome carries:
- a CDS encoding isovaleryl-CoA dehydrogenase, whose translation is MSLPGLNFQLGEDIDALRNMVQQFAAKEIAPRAAEIDSSDEFPMDLWQKMGDIGLHGITVPEEYGGSDMGYVAHMVAMEEISRASASVALSYGAHSNLCINQLKRNGSEAQKQKYLPKLISGEFIGALAMSETGAGSDVVSMKLKAEEKDGHYVLNGSKMWITNGPDADVMMVYAKTNPELGAKGMTAFIVEKGMEGFGTAQKLDKLGMRGSHTGEMTFNNVEVPKENILGGLNEGVKVLMSGLDYERAVLAAGPVGIMQAVMDNVVPYIHDRKQFGQAIGEFQLIQGKVADMYTILQAGRSFLYTVGKNLDMLDQRAAGHSREVRKDCASVILWCAEKATWMAGEGIQIFGGNGYTNEYPLGRYWRDAKLYEIGAGTSEIRRMLVGRELFNETK
- a CDS encoding pantothenate kinase translates to MLWLDLGNTRLKYWLTDDIGQIVSHDAKQHLQAPAELLMGLTDRFERYAPDFIGISSVLGDDLNIKVSETLSRLNIPFEFVHVDANYPLMKSAYNDEQLGCDRWLQMLGAVDKTKRQCLIGCGTAITIDLIDHATHLGGYIFPSIYLQRESLFSGTKQITISNGTFDSVSQGITTQDAVHRGILLSIVGAINEISTRHPNFEVIMTGGDAAIIAQHVNRPVRLRDDLLLNGLARYFDHSKQS
- a CDS encoding biotin--[acetyl-CoA-carboxylase] ligase, with the translated sequence MLPLDSLSDCASKSYLLTHLPDLNHRHLSSSVSTNSELIAAVQDGTLNATAMHLLTAETQSAGRGQHGRSWQSPRGNVYLSLYHPVHIPISGLLSLIIGVELAKMPIIQTLNDQLCAQGLTPIGVKWANDLGFYSYQYHHQSELHKILLANEMTPFHKLAGILIEPVTQAGKLVGIVMGVGLNVQATPKLTAQTCEGMSYQAISLQDIKQLLEPDKSASALLSLRELYQQMSKALMAAMTRFEHLGLEKPTGQTYNLDSFLKQFDSMDALAGLRLRITQEHNGQTETLTGYACGIDTHGCLQLRQDNGNISALFTGRIDVIDNA